The Sphingosinicella humi genome has a window encoding:
- a CDS encoding beta strand repeat-containing protein: protein MFLTGVSVAAIFAAGPALASDSVVNQNGLGNDAAVNQTGSTGDTDSTIEQNGTNNQANVTQSGDNNNVTISQTQSIALGSTDPSNEATVTQQGVDGDLTILQEGDNRATVTQGEASVDDDGLIVQVGLENSAELTQEGDSQAAGVLQIGGGNTATISQTGAGTDPAIPTVEEVLAGEADGAGIAQLGTSNIASITQTGLNDGSGVLQVGDRNTAITNQAGISSFSGVIQTGTDNVAGVSQNGTDGYSLVLQEGSANTADVAQNGGDLSTVNQLGEGHSATVSQDGGAISDIAQSNEAAGAPGNRATVSQNGASISTVTQLGQRNSAGVTQTGDGNQSLLDQGGPPPAEANKIGDSNSTATIAQNGSGNYSQASQRADGASVSVDQDGVDNRSTIFQGAGTFNPADENGDNAVASVAQTGNNNVSDIQQRNDDVSATVTQTGDANDSGIIQNARFGIASVTQSGGSNESDVSQGTAARGADAIVSQTSSLAGIGNYSNITQSAEDGYANVTQDGEGNDSNVSQSGANSAPPRMEAFVTQTGLNNESDVIQTITGAGALADVDQDGAENVSTVSQHGNAEAYVSQIGDSNASTVTQNVGSDGSQAFVSQLGDSGSSLVTQNAGDNTATLTQTASSLSAYSEITQGGGSNNSASVTQSAEADSFVTQTGNGNIATVDQSGAGALSTITQNGTDNSAQVTQASASISTVSQTGIGNLAIVSQ, encoded by the coding sequence ATGTTTCTTACGGGGGTCTCGGTTGCGGCGATTTTCGCTGCTGGCCCGGCGCTCGCTTCGGACTCCGTCGTCAATCAGAATGGCCTCGGCAACGACGCCGCCGTCAATCAGACGGGATCGACCGGCGATACGGACTCGACGATCGAACAGAACGGCACCAACAACCAGGCGAATGTCACCCAGTCGGGCGACAACAACAACGTCACCATCAGCCAGACGCAGTCCATCGCCCTCGGCTCGACCGACCCGTCCAATGAAGCGACGGTGACCCAGCAGGGTGTCGACGGTGACCTGACCATCCTTCAGGAAGGCGACAACCGCGCAACCGTCACCCAGGGCGAAGCCAGCGTCGACGATGACGGCCTTATCGTCCAGGTCGGACTGGAGAACAGCGCGGAGCTCACCCAGGAAGGCGACAGCCAGGCCGCCGGAGTTCTCCAGATCGGTGGCGGCAACACCGCCACGATCAGCCAGACCGGAGCAGGCACCGATCCGGCCATCCCGACCGTCGAGGAAGTTCTGGCCGGTGAGGCCGACGGCGCGGGCATCGCTCAGCTGGGCACTAGCAACATCGCTAGCATCACTCAGACGGGGCTGAACGACGGATCGGGCGTACTCCAGGTTGGCGATCGCAACACGGCGATCACCAACCAGGCCGGAATCTCCTCCTTCTCAGGAGTGATCCAGACGGGCACTGACAACGTGGCTGGTGTCTCCCAGAATGGCACGGACGGTTATTCGCTCGTCCTGCAGGAAGGGAGTGCCAATACCGCCGACGTTGCTCAGAATGGCGGCGACCTCTCCACCGTCAATCAGCTGGGCGAAGGCCATAGCGCTACGGTGAGCCAGGACGGCGGCGCGATTTCGGATATCGCACAGTCCAACGAGGCCGCGGGCGCTCCGGGGAATCGCGCGACCGTGTCGCAAAATGGAGCCAGCATTTCCACGGTGACCCAGCTCGGCCAGCGCAATAGTGCCGGCGTCACGCAAACGGGTGACGGAAATCAGTCGCTGCTCGACCAGGGCGGTCCGCCGCCCGCCGAAGCCAATAAGATCGGCGACTCGAACAGCACGGCGACGATCGCGCAAAACGGCTCCGGGAACTACTCGCAAGCCTCGCAGCGGGCTGATGGCGCGTCGGTCAGCGTCGATCAGGATGGCGTGGACAACCGCTCCACCATTTTCCAGGGCGCGGGCACGTTCAATCCGGCCGACGAAAACGGTGACAACGCCGTGGCGTCGGTCGCGCAGACGGGTAACAACAACGTCTCCGACATCCAGCAGCGCAACGACGATGTCAGCGCTACGGTCACTCAGACCGGCGATGCGAACGATTCCGGCATCATCCAGAATGCGCGTTTCGGGATCGCCTCCGTGACCCAGTCGGGGGGCAGCAACGAATCCGACGTCTCGCAGGGGACGGCGGCGCGCGGCGCCGATGCGATCGTATCGCAGACCAGCTCCCTCGCCGGCATCGGCAACTATTCCAACATCACGCAGAGTGCCGAGGACGGCTACGCCAACGTCACGCAGGACGGTGAAGGGAACGACTCGAACGTCTCGCAGTCGGGCGCCAACAGCGCTCCGCCGCGGATGGAAGCGTTCGTCACCCAGACCGGCCTCAACAATGAGTCCGACGTCATCCAGACGATCACCGGCGCCGGTGCGCTGGCCGATGTGGACCAGGACGGGGCGGAGAATGTGTCCACCGTCTCGCAGCACGGCAATGCGGAAGCCTATGTCTCGCAGATCGGCGATTCCAATGCGTCGACCGTGACGCAGAATGTCGGATCCGACGGTTCACAGGCCTTTGTCTCCCAACTCGGCGACAGCGGCTCTTCGCTCGTGACGCAGAATGCCGGCGACAACACCGCCACGCTGACGCAGACGGCGAGCAGCCTCTCGGCTTACTCGGAGATCACGCAAGGCGGCGGTTCCAACAACTCGGCGTCGGTGACGCAGAGCGCCGAGGCTGACTCCTTCGTGACGCAGACCGGCAACGGCAACATCGCCACCGTCGATCAGTCGGGCGCCGGCGCCCTGTCCACCATCACGCAGAATGGCACGGACAACAGCGCGCAGGTGACGCAGGCGAGCGCGTCGATCTCGACGGTCAGCCAGACCGGCATCGGCAACCTCGCCATCGTCAGTCAGTAA
- a CDS encoding PilZ domain-containing protein, which produces MTSALEETTFSFSRDVPARPPERRREARYLTILRVGTLIVDGRRELCLIRNISAGGLMAHVYSTFEEGQRLSVELKTNDQVSGSVTWCDGSNIGVGFDEPIDVEELLTVEPVLPNGWKPRLPRVEIDRLATLRVGAAIHWVNTRDISQGGIKIETDQPLEPGQEVVLSLEKFRPIPGAVRWYQDGFAGIAFNQVIPFRELMIWLKES; this is translated from the coding sequence ATGACGAGCGCCCTGGAGGAGACGACCTTCTCCTTTTCTCGAGACGTGCCGGCCCGGCCACCGGAGCGCCGGCGGGAGGCGCGGTATCTCACCATCTTGCGCGTCGGCACGCTGATCGTCGACGGACGCCGCGAGCTTTGCCTTATCCGGAATATTTCGGCCGGCGGGCTGATGGCCCATGTCTATTCCACCTTCGAGGAAGGGCAGCGCCTTTCCGTCGAGCTCAAGACGAACGACCAGGTGAGCGGCAGCGTCACCTGGTGCGACGGGTCCAACATCGGCGTCGGGTTCGACGAGCCGATCGACGTCGAGGAGCTGCTCACCGTCGAACCCGTCCTCCCCAATGGATGGAAGCCGCGTCTCCCGCGCGTCGAGATCGATCGCCTGGCGACGCTGCGCGTCGGCGCCGCCATTCATTGGGTAAACACCCGCGACATCTCCCAGGGCGGCATCAAGATCGAGACCGACCAACCGCTCGAGCCGGGCCAGGAGGTGGTCCTGTCGCTGGAGAAATTCCGTCCAATCCCAGGCGCCGTGCGCTGGTATCAGGACGGCTTCGCCGGCATCGCCTTCAACCAGGTGATCCCGTTCCGAGAGTTGATGATCTGGCTGAAAGAAAGTTGA
- a CDS encoding beta strand repeat-containing protein encodes MKRTILSSVSAIALFATVPAFAAGTNEATVTQGGLAQQAEVIQTNTTGSDATVTQQGADNWTVLRQGAGSENNTATINQDGADVPPTGVPQSEEPYSQQLSNIADVTQNGDNGSVQIDQTGNNRAQVAQAYAPGEGQQAVIDQETVPGDGTENYAATHQRGDNLYAITTQSGGGNRGTVAQQLSGNASSDINQVGNSNEAAVTQSGEDTDGVSSAIDQLGNSNDAFVDQSGVGATSLILQNGNGNFADVTQAGDSRSDVNQLGNGNDATVDQDGDGNNSDIDQLGSNAAATVSQTGTGLTSVILQQDDAGATASVTQTGSTNSSDIEQTSSGATATVVQGGSNNISDLSQGRVAGTPYQTNGQEALVTQTGSSNESYATQSGTSGDLNVLQSGDRNLSNVNQSGFANSAGDDVGLVGVTQSGSDNDAFVTQAGQLSDAFVEQIGDFNTATINQSVNNAPNPAGGPDPIVATASITQGGSSNTSTINQFGGDGTNSARLMSASSSQGGSNNSSTINQTNTLIAGASSGNFASALQGGNFNTSTIFQDGAENDAILDQSGSNNLSGISQQGSGHSATVTQASDSNVSSVMQTGTANVAVVNQ; translated from the coding sequence ATGAAGCGTACCATTCTTAGCTCGGTTTCCGCCATTGCGCTCTTTGCCACCGTCCCGGCTTTCGCCGCGGGCACCAACGAGGCGACCGTCACGCAGGGCGGCCTCGCCCAGCAGGCGGAAGTCATCCAGACCAACACGACGGGCAGTGATGCAACCGTCACCCAGCAGGGCGCCGACAACTGGACGGTGCTTCGCCAGGGCGCTGGCAGCGAAAACAACACCGCCACTATCAATCAGGACGGCGCCGACGTGCCCCCGACGGGCGTTCCGCAGAGCGAAGAGCCCTACAGCCAGCAGCTCAGCAACATCGCCGATGTAACCCAGAACGGCGACAACGGCTCGGTGCAGATCGACCAGACGGGCAACAACCGTGCCCAGGTCGCCCAGGCTTATGCTCCGGGCGAGGGCCAGCAGGCGGTTATCGACCAGGAGACCGTTCCTGGCGACGGCACCGAGAACTATGCGGCGACCCATCAGCGCGGTGACAATCTCTATGCCATCACCACGCAGAGCGGAGGCGGCAACCGCGGTACCGTCGCGCAGCAGCTCAGCGGCAATGCCAGCTCCGACATCAACCAGGTCGGCAACAGCAACGAAGCCGCGGTGACGCAGAGCGGCGAGGATACCGATGGCGTGTCGTCGGCCATCGATCAGCTCGGCAACAGCAACGATGCTTTCGTCGACCAGAGCGGCGTCGGCGCGACTTCGCTGATCCTGCAGAACGGCAACGGCAACTTCGCCGACGTGACGCAGGCGGGCGACAGCCGCTCGGACGTCAACCAGTTGGGCAATGGCAACGACGCCACCGTCGACCAGGATGGTGACGGCAACAACTCGGACATCGATCAGCTCGGTAGCAACGCCGCGGCGACGGTCAGCCAGACCGGCACCGGCCTCACGTCCGTCATTCTCCAGCAGGACGATGCCGGCGCGACGGCCTCGGTCACGCAGACGGGCAGCACCAACAGCTCGGATATCGAACAGACGTCGTCCGGCGCCACGGCGACCGTCGTCCAGGGCGGGTCGAACAATATTTCCGATCTGTCCCAGGGGCGTGTCGCGGGCACCCCCTACCAGACCAATGGTCAGGAAGCTCTGGTTACACAGACGGGCAGCAGCAACGAGTCCTACGCCACGCAGTCGGGCACTTCGGGCGATCTCAACGTTCTGCAGTCCGGCGACCGCAACCTGTCGAACGTCAACCAGTCGGGCTTCGCCAACTCCGCTGGCGATGATGTCGGCTTAGTCGGCGTCACCCAGAGCGGCAGCGACAACGACGCCTTCGTCACGCAGGCTGGCCAGCTGTCCGATGCATTCGTCGAGCAGATCGGTGATTTCAACACCGCCACGATCAACCAGAGCGTGAACAATGCGCCGAACCCCGCTGGCGGGCCCGACCCGATCGTCGCCACGGCTTCGATCACCCAGGGCGGCAGCAGCAACACCAGCACCATCAACCAGTTTGGCGGTGATGGTACCAACAGCGCCCGTCTGATGAGCGCGTCGTCCAGCCAGGGCGGCAGCAACAACAGCAGCACGATCAACCAGACCAACACGCTGATCGCCGGCGCCTCGTCCGGCAACTTCGCCAGCGCGTTGCAGGGCGGCAATTTCAACACGTCGACCATCTTCCAGGACGGCGCCGAGAACGATGCCATCCTGGATCAGTCCGGCTCGAACAACCTGTCCGGTATCTCGCAGCAGGGCAGCGGCCACTCGGCCACTGTCACGCAGGCTTCGGACAGCAACGTGTCGAGCGTGATGCAGACCGGCACGGCCAACGTGGCCGTGGTCAACCAATAA
- the csgH gene encoding curli-like amyloid fiber formation chaperone CsgH, translating to MAGLFGPLAFFAAAMTGAPASEAVPIRLAAEPVGEGVRLTVIGDSDVAMTARYSLEVVASEGGNRSVQRGEAHLQPGRAATLATVTLGQADRGWSAILKVSPEGGAAYERSAASTNR from the coding sequence ATGGCAGGCCTCTTCGGACCCTTGGCTTTCTTTGCGGCCGCGATGACCGGTGCGCCGGCATCCGAGGCTGTGCCCATCCGCCTCGCCGCCGAGCCCGTGGGCGAGGGCGTCCGGCTGACCGTGATTGGAGACTCGGACGTCGCGATGACCGCCCGCTATTCGTTGGAAGTGGTAGCGAGCGAGGGGGGCAATCGCTCGGTGCAGCGGGGGGAAGCGCATCTGCAGCCCGGAAGGGCGGCGACGCTCGCGACCGTCACTCTGGGACAGGCGGACAGGGGTTGGTCGGCCATACTCAAGGTCTCGCCCGAGGGCGGGGCGGCCTATGAGAGAAGCGCGGCTTCTACGAACCGCTAA
- a CDS encoding beta strand repeat-containing protein, whose product MKCILFTSASIAALLATAPAIAQSNDSEVGQTGNANQASVTQGGSDNESDVSQNGTLNSASASGDGISNDASVTQNGAGGYSQVNQTGDNNASVEQTSASSDMNSEINQTNAFGGASNSAEVVQSGSGQGKGSLTGSFIDQSGRGGQAYVSQGAGTSDAVSDINQTGLDQRASVIQESGSASSIITQNGGPHNAAVYQDGSSDSNILQTNLYNEANVRQIGDGNRSGVIQTGVNGDVGDPDNDLENEEPTASVGVLQDGTGNQSDVNQSGGNQIADVQQFGTSNISNIDQDGDFAQANVYQDGTGNNANVIRQTADGTGDASPPNLPAVPAENAFADIFQEGTGNQARITQDTSPASATIAQDGIGNDSEINQASGDATAATDQDGASNTSLINQAGGVNLADVVQTGDRNASNIDQTGDGGSAIVEQTSSDNTSRITQTAGASANVTQTGGANTLGSRNWDGDTLPPSSAGEAFANNVSLIDQSADGASATLGQNGTLNRSSIDQSAAASAGVTQSGVYNTSVIDQTAVGSATVDQGSVAPGDFARNASRITQSADGTSASVTQRGANLGDPLNAPTNVSLIDQSGEDSTAIVSQIGDDNSSIINQSTATNRAVVSQNGANLTSTVNQSSAQGAGIFSDGSGSYTAGLAYVTQVGQDNSSDVTQTGASNFALINQAASDNRSTVLQTGHATVANVSQTGSGNTSELNQSGFLTNFNLSTGVRQSGDGNSSVINQTGSATLDGDVNLSLDNTVDVAQSGDGNVSLIDQGGNDNEARLVQSGSGNNSTITQGGGLNNAYVTQASDGNFSTVTQGGTGNTAIVNQ is encoded by the coding sequence ATGAAATGCATTCTCTTCACCAGCGCGTCGATTGCGGCGCTTCTCGCGACAGCCCCGGCGATCGCGCAGAGCAACGATTCGGAAGTTGGCCAGACTGGCAATGCCAATCAGGCGAGCGTTACTCAGGGCGGAAGCGACAATGAATCCGATGTAAGTCAGAACGGAACGCTCAACTCCGCGAGCGCAAGCGGGGACGGCATCAGCAACGACGCTTCGGTCACCCAGAATGGCGCCGGTGGCTATTCGCAGGTCAACCAGACCGGCGACAACAACGCCTCCGTCGAGCAGACGAGCGCCAGTTCCGACATGAACTCCGAAATCAACCAGACGAACGCCTTTGGCGGCGCCAGCAACAGCGCGGAGGTCGTGCAAAGCGGCTCCGGCCAGGGCAAGGGCTCGCTGACCGGATCGTTCATCGACCAATCCGGCCGGGGTGGCCAGGCCTATGTCAGCCAGGGTGCCGGCACGAGCGACGCCGTCAGCGATATCAACCAGACCGGCCTCGATCAGCGCGCGAGCGTGATCCAGGAAAGCGGAAGCGCCAGTTCGATCATCACCCAGAATGGCGGCCCGCATAATGCGGCGGTCTACCAGGACGGATCGAGCGACTCGAACATCCTCCAGACCAATCTCTACAACGAGGCCAACGTCCGCCAGATCGGCGACGGCAACCGTTCGGGCGTCATCCAGACCGGCGTCAATGGTGATGTCGGCGATCCGGACAACGACCTGGAGAACGAGGAGCCGACGGCGAGCGTGGGCGTGCTGCAGGACGGCACCGGCAATCAGTCCGACGTCAATCAGAGCGGCGGAAACCAGATCGCCGATGTCCAGCAGTTCGGCACCAGCAACATCTCCAACATCGATCAGGACGGCGATTTCGCGCAGGCGAACGTCTACCAGGACGGCACCGGCAACAATGCCAATGTCATCCGGCAGACGGCCGACGGCACGGGCGACGCCAGCCCGCCGAACCTGCCGGCCGTTCCGGCCGAAAACGCCTTCGCCGACATCTTCCAGGAGGGCACGGGCAATCAGGCGCGGATCACGCAGGACACCTCGCCCGCTTCGGCGACCATCGCGCAGGACGGAATCGGCAACGATTCCGAAATCAACCAGGCTTCGGGCGATGCCACGGCGGCGACGGACCAGGATGGCGCTTCAAATACGAGCCTGATCAATCAGGCCGGTGGCGTGAACCTGGCCGACGTTGTCCAGACCGGCGATCGCAACGCATCGAACATCGATCAGACCGGGGATGGTGGAAGCGCGATCGTCGAGCAGACGAGCAGCGACAACACGTCGCGGATCACCCAAACGGCGGGCGCTTCGGCCAATGTCACCCAGACTGGAGGGGCCAACACGCTCGGCTCGCGCAACTGGGACGGCGACACGCTGCCGCCCTCGTCGGCGGGTGAAGCCTTCGCCAACAACGTCTCGCTGATCGATCAATCTGCCGACGGCGCCAGCGCGACGCTGGGGCAGAACGGCACGCTCAATCGCTCCAGCATCGACCAGAGCGCGGCCGCCAGCGCGGGCGTGACGCAGAGCGGCGTCTACAACACCTCGGTGATCGATCAGACGGCAGTCGGCTCGGCCACCGTCGACCAGGGCAGCGTCGCGCCCGGCGATTTCGCCCGGAACGCCTCGCGCATCACCCAGTCCGCCGACGGCACGTCGGCGTCGGTGACGCAGCGCGGCGCCAATCTCGGCGATCCGCTGAACGCGCCGACCAACGTCTCGCTGATCGACCAGTCGGGCGAGGACTCGACCGCTATCGTGAGCCAGATCGGCGACGACAACAGCTCCATCATCAACCAGAGCACGGCCACAAATCGGGCCGTGGTCAGTCAGAACGGTGCCAATTTGACGTCGACGGTGAACCAGTCGTCGGCCCAAGGTGCGGGCATCTTCTCCGACGGTTCCGGGAGCTATACGGCCGGCCTCGCTTATGTGACCCAGGTCGGACAGGATAACAGCTCCGATGTCACCCAGACCGGCGCGTCGAACTTTGCCCTCATCAATCAGGCAGCGAGTGACAACCGCTCGACCGTTCTCCAGACCGGTCACGCAACCGTCGCCAATGTCAGCCAGACCGGATCCGGCAACACCTCGGAGCTCAACCAGTCCGGGTTCCTCACCAACTTCAACCTGAGCACCGGCGTTCGCCAGTCGGGCGACGGCAATAGCTCTGTGATCAACCAGACGGGTAGCGCGACCTTGGACGGCGATGTCAACCTGTCGCTCGATAACACGGTCGACGTCGCCCAGTCCGGAGACGGCAACGTCTCGCTCATCGACCAGGGCGGCAACGACAACGAAGCGCGCCTTGTCCAGTCGGGCAGCGGCAACAACTCGACCATCACTCAGGGCGGCGGTCTGAACAACGCCTACGTGACCCAGGCAAGCGACGGGAATTTCTCCACCGTCACCCAGGGCGGCACCGGCAACACCGCCATCGTCAATCAGTAA
- a CDS encoding beta strand repeat-containing protein, producing the protein MKRTILTSVSALALLTAGSAIAQNNTSDINQSGSGNTATVNQPGSSSDSDITQSGNDATATVTQAGANNLSNVEQSAAASGASATVDQDSGTDSPNSTDPTNDSNVIQSGASTAGVTQRGEGNASDIDQSGARSTATVSQTNNNRSTPPRVNQATVDQDTDDADATIDQDGEGDSSTIFQSATATNSSAISTQRGEDNSSIINQTGVDSIARVSQSSGPGIAGNGSISTVDQGGISNDAFVVQNGALNLSDVDQSGGNNSATVNQLGSRNSSDVDQSASNNTASVLQEGDDNISTLRQAGNAGNVGVSQTGDRNNSDVFEAGRRNTANVDQSGDDNVSIINRQFGEDNLANVAQAGDDGFSRIRQFGTFNEANLNQSSGSGNTSLILQGVDETNTMAVPAATLNEASVAQSGDTNDSVVVQTGSNGIVDVDQSGDGNGSRVEQSGDGASATVAQTGTGNLSNVQQSMDAGASATINQNGSGNNSFVSQTGPGGGTNGQVVTVDQTGSSNISTVDQNSVTPGITNVGNLVDVDQSGTNNNSDVNQNGANSRAVANQQGSDNSSVITQNTRSNRAEVEQIGSSNDSAIVQNGLGNNAFVDQLGTNGRSSVIQNGPSNVVNDQAQAPTDQGGAGVLQRAGSVDAESDILQNGRQGYAEVDQGGVSNYSSINQGNAGNNGAMFANVTQTGDNNSSFIDQGLADADNTNDNLSATVTQSGSDNLSTITQAGDLNTATVTQSSNFNVSTITQGGTGNTAIVNQ; encoded by the coding sequence ATGAAACGCACAATTCTCACTTCGGTTTCCGCCCTGGCGCTTCTGACCGCCGGCAGCGCGATCGCCCAGAACAACACGTCGGACATCAATCAAAGCGGCAGCGGCAACACAGCCACCGTGAACCAGCCGGGTTCGAGCAGCGATTCCGATATCACGCAATCGGGCAATGACGCGACGGCTACCGTCACGCAGGCGGGAGCCAACAACCTCTCGAACGTCGAACAATCGGCAGCCGCGAGCGGCGCTTCTGCGACGGTCGACCAGGACAGCGGCACCGACAGCCCGAACAGCACCGATCCGACCAACGATTCAAACGTCATCCAAAGCGGCGCTTCGACCGCCGGCGTGACGCAGCGCGGCGAAGGCAACGCCTCCGACATCGATCAGTCGGGCGCGCGCTCGACGGCGACCGTTAGCCAGACGAACAACAACCGGAGCACGCCGCCGCGCGTAAATCAGGCAACGGTCGATCAGGACACCGACGACGCGGATGCCACGATCGATCAGGATGGCGAGGGCGACAGCTCCACCATCTTCCAGAGCGCGACTGCGACCAATTCGAGTGCTATCTCGACCCAACGCGGCGAGGACAACAGCTCGATCATCAACCAGACCGGCGTCGACTCCATCGCCAGAGTCAGCCAGTCTTCCGGTCCCGGAATCGCAGGCAACGGAAGCATCTCGACCGTCGACCAGGGCGGGATCAGCAACGATGCGTTCGTCGTTCAGAATGGCGCGCTGAACCTTTCCGACGTCGACCAATCGGGCGGCAACAACTCGGCGACCGTCAATCAGCTTGGTAGCCGGAACTCCTCGGACGTCGACCAAAGCGCGAGCAACAACACCGCTAGCGTCCTCCAGGAGGGTGATGACAACATCTCGACGCTCCGTCAGGCCGGAAATGCCGGCAATGTCGGCGTGAGCCAGACGGGCGATCGGAACAATTCGGACGTCTTCGAGGCCGGTCGGCGCAATACAGCAAATGTCGACCAGAGCGGCGACGACAATGTGTCGATCATCAACCGGCAGTTCGGCGAGGACAATCTGGCCAACGTCGCGCAGGCTGGCGACGACGGTTTCTCCCGAATTCGCCAGTTCGGCACCTTCAACGAGGCCAATCTCAACCAGAGCAGCGGGTCAGGCAACACGAGCCTGATCCTGCAGGGCGTCGATGAGACCAACACGATGGCCGTCCCTGCCGCGACGCTAAACGAGGCTTCGGTGGCTCAGAGCGGTGACACCAATGACAGCGTCGTCGTCCAGACCGGCAGCAACGGTATTGTCGATGTCGACCAGAGCGGCGACGGAAACGGATCCCGTGTCGAACAGTCGGGCGATGGAGCGAGCGCAACGGTCGCTCAGACGGGTACCGGTAACCTCTCCAACGTTCAGCAGTCGATGGACGCCGGAGCTTCAGCAACCATCAACCAGAACGGGTCGGGCAACAATTCCTTCGTCAGCCAGACTGGCCCCGGCGGCGGCACCAACGGCCAGGTTGTGACTGTCGACCAGACCGGTTCGAGTAACATTTCGACTGTCGACCAGAATTCGGTGACGCCCGGCATCACGAATGTTGGGAACCTCGTCGATGTCGACCAGAGCGGAACGAATAACAACTCAGACGTCAATCAGAACGGCGCCAACAGTCGTGCAGTCGCGAACCAGCAGGGCAGCGACAATAGTTCGGTCATTACGCAGAACACGCGTTCCAATCGGGCTGAGGTCGAGCAGATCGGCAGCAGCAACGACTCGGCGATCGTGCAGAACGGCCTCGGCAACAACGCCTTCGTCGATCAGCTCGGGACCAACGGCCGCTCGTCGGTCATCCAGAACGGGCCGAGCAACGTCGTCAACGATCAGGCGCAGGCTCCGACCGACCAGGGTGGCGCCGGCGTCCTGCAGCGGGCGGGCAGCGTCGATGCCGAGTCCGACATCTTGCAGAACGGCCGTCAGGGCTACGCGGAGGTCGATCAGGGTGGCGTCAGCAACTACTCGTCGATCAACCAAGGCAATGCCGGAAATAATGGCGCCATGTTCGCCAACGTGACCCAGACCGGGGACAACAATAGCTCGTTCATCGATCAGGGCCTGGCCGACGCTGACAATACCAATGACAATCTCAGCGCAACCGTGACCCAGTCCGGCAGCGACAACCTGTCGACGATCACTCAGGCGGGCGATCTCAACACCGCCACGGTAACTCAGTCGTCGAACTTCAATGTCTCGACGATCACCCAGGGCGGCACCGGCAACACCGCCATCGTCAATCAGTAA
- a CDS encoding CsgG/HfaB family protein, translating to MRKGGMLCCAAALLLSGCVALPDIPETSRLAVYPEKTQTQELLGALPPPARPVAVAVYDFADLTGQFKPSETGQTLSRAVSQGGASILVKALQDAGNRSWFTIVERESLNNLLNERNIIREMRERYLGEQGVNPQALPAMLFAGVILEGGIVGYDSNTLTGGSGAAFLGIGGRTEYRQDTVTVYLRAVSVRTGEVLTSVQTSKTIAAYALGASAFKFVEFKELLEAEVGFTTNEPDQLALQQAIEKAVYALVLEGVDLKLWEFADAEAGWPFLWRYRQEREGVFSAEQVQSAMEQMRKAAPLRIKEEESSDKDDAGRKDGAR from the coding sequence ATGCGTAAGGGGGGTATGCTTTGTTGTGCGGCGGCGTTGCTGCTTTCGGGCTGCGTGGCGCTTCCGGACATTCCCGAGACGTCGCGGCTTGCCGTCTATCCGGAAAAGACCCAGACGCAGGAGCTGCTGGGCGCGCTGCCGCCGCCGGCGCGGCCGGTCGCGGTCGCGGTCTACGATTTCGCGGATCTGACCGGCCAGTTCAAGCCGAGCGAGACGGGGCAGACGCTGTCGCGCGCCGTCAGCCAGGGCGGCGCCTCGATCCTGGTCAAGGCGCTGCAGGATGCCGGCAATCGCAGCTGGTTCACGATCGTCGAGCGGGAATCGCTCAACAATCTCTTGAACGAGCGCAACATCATCCGGGAGATGCGCGAACGCTATCTCGGCGAGCAAGGGGTCAATCCGCAGGCGCTGCCGGCGATGCTGTTCGCCGGCGTCATCCTGGAAGGCGGCATTGTCGGCTACGACAGCAACACGCTGACGGGCGGCTCGGGCGCGGCCTTCCTGGGCATCGGCGGGCGAACCGAATATCGGCAGGATACGGTGACCGTCTACCTGCGCGCCGTATCGGTGCGCACGGGCGAGGTGCTGACCTCGGTGCAGACGTCGAAGACGATCGCTGCCTATGCGCTCGGCGCCAGCGCCTTCAAGTTCGTCGAGTTCAAGGAGCTTTTGGAAGCCGAAGTGGGATTTACCACAAACGAGCCCGATCAACTCGCGCTACAGCAGGCCATCGAGAAGGCGGTCTATGCGCTCGTGCTCGAGGGGGTCGATCTGAAGCTTTGGGAATTCGCCGACGCCGAGGCCGGCTGGCCTTTTCTGTGGCGCTACCGCCAGGAGCGGGAAGGCGTGTTCTCGGCCGAACAGGTTCAATCCGCGATGGAGCAGATGCGCAAGGCCGCGCCGCTCAGGATAAAGGAGGAGGAATCGTCGGACAAGGATGACGCGGGCAGAAAAGACGGCGCGCGCTAG